From Bacillus basilensis, a single genomic window includes:
- a CDS encoding aldo/keto reductase — translation MKDLLKGTLGFGTAPLGNMYRNIPEEEAIATVDAAWDNGVRYFDTAPLYGSGLAEIRLGEALSKRNRDEYFLSTKVGRIISDELEDPSTRDLGEKGGLFEFGRKNKIINDYSADATLRSIEDSLKRLKTDRLDFVYIHDVAQDFYGDEWVSQFEIARTGAFRALTQLRDEGVIKGWGLGVNKVESIELMLDLEEAKPNVSLLAGRYSLLDHERALERVMPAAVKNNMDIVVGGPYSSGVLAGGAHFEYQKASPEIIAKVNKMKNLADRHGISIKAAALQFSLANPAVAAVIPGASKPERIAEDQAALKTVIPAAFWEEMREQKLVAANAPLPINVK, via the coding sequence ATGAAAGATTTATTAAAAGGTACACTTGGTTTTGGTACAGCACCACTAGGTAATATGTACCGTAATATTCCGGAAGAAGAAGCAATCGCAACAGTAGATGCTGCTTGGGATAATGGTGTTCGTTACTTTGATACAGCTCCACTTTATGGATCTGGTTTAGCAGAGATTCGTCTTGGTGAAGCACTATCGAAAAGAAATCGTGATGAGTACTTCTTAAGTACAAAAGTAGGTCGAATTATTTCAGATGAATTGGAAGATCCATCTACACGTGATTTAGGTGAAAAAGGCGGACTTTTCGAATTTGGTCGTAAAAATAAAATTATCAACGACTACAGTGCGGATGCAACTCTTCGTTCTATTGAAGATAGTTTAAAACGTTTAAAAACAGATCGTCTAGATTTTGTTTATATTCATGATGTAGCACAAGATTTTTATGGAGATGAGTGGGTTTCACAATTTGAAATTGCTCGAACAGGAGCATTCCGTGCACTTACTCAATTACGTGATGAAGGTGTAATTAAAGGCTGGGGCCTTGGAGTAAATAAAGTAGAATCAATTGAACTTATGCTGGACTTAGAAGAAGCAAAACCAAATGTTTCTTTACTAGCTGGTCGCTATTCATTATTAGACCACGAGCGTGCGCTAGAACGCGTAATGCCTGCTGCTGTAAAAAACAATATGGACATTGTTGTTGGTGGACCATATAGCTCAGGCGTTCTTGCTGGAGGTGCTCACTTCGAATACCAAAAAGCGTCACCAGAAATCATTGCAAAAGTTAATAAAATGAAAAACCTTGCAGATCGTCATGGAATCAGTATTAAAGCTGCTGCTTTACAGTTTTCACTGGCTAACCCAGCGGTTGCAGCTGTTATTCCTGGTGCAAGTAAACCGGAACGAATTGCAGAAGACCAAGCTGCATTGAAAACAGTAATTCCGGCAGCGTTCTGGGAAGAAATGCGTGAACAAAAATTAGTTGCAGCTAATGCACCACTACCAATTAACGTTAAATAA
- a CDS encoding YxeA family protein encodes MKRFIFGAMIVIVAGAAYLLNGSKLLDQMNPFLDIENHYAIIDTDGKELDGNKGREYTVKAYDKDGKEKEVTIDGVDELQKGSYWHVLTRGKILHDKVQVTIDKIPDGAKAKLGL; translated from the coding sequence ATGAAAAGATTTATTTTTGGAGCAATGATTGTTATCGTCGCAGGAGCGGCATATTTATTAAATGGGAGTAAGCTATTAGATCAGATGAACCCATTTCTTGATATAGAGAATCATTACGCAATTATTGATACGGATGGAAAAGAGTTAGACGGAAATAAAGGCCGTGAATATACGGTGAAAGCTTACGATAAGGATGGAAAAGAAAAGGAAGTAACGATTGATGGAGTAGATGAATTGCAAAAAGGTTCGTACTGGCATGTGCTTACAAGGGGAAAGATTTTACATGATAAAGTGCAAGTAACGATAGATAAAATTCCTGACGGTGCGAAGGCAAAGTTAGGATTGTAA
- a CDS encoding DedA family protein, with amino-acid sequence MELHELLSYIEQYGYWALFFCLWLGIIGMPIPDEMIVMSGGFVSSLGILSVIPAFVLTYLGVVSGLSLGYILGKIFGTKVLDKLMKKNKAKYLLKSQQMVEKYGHYALVTSYFIPVVRHIVPYLVGMNNMSFRIYALYSYTTGFVWTLIYFVLGSLFGQHIERIVAVAIEYGVYFGVVVVLIGSLFYVKRSVVVSK; translated from the coding sequence ATGGAATTACATGAATTATTATCTTATATTGAACAATACGGTTATTGGGCATTATTTTTCTGTTTATGGTTAGGGATTATCGGTATGCCAATTCCAGACGAAATGATCGTAATGAGTGGTGGCTTTGTATCTTCACTAGGGATATTAAGTGTCATTCCTGCATTTGTATTAACGTATTTAGGTGTTGTATCAGGGCTATCTTTAGGTTATATATTAGGGAAAATATTTGGTACAAAAGTACTTGATAAGCTAATGAAAAAGAACAAGGCGAAATATCTTTTGAAATCTCAACAAATGGTAGAGAAGTATGGCCATTACGCGTTAGTCACAAGTTACTTCATACCAGTTGTAAGACATATCGTGCCATATTTAGTTGGGATGAATAACATGTCATTTCGGATATATGCTTTGTATTCCTATACGACAGGATTTGTTTGGACACTTATTTACTTTGTGCTCGGTTCTTTATTTGGACAACATATTGAAAGGATTGTAGCAGTTGCGATAGAGTATGGCGTGTATTTTGGCGTAGTTGTCGTTTTAATTGGCAGTTTGTTTTACGTAAAAAGAAGTGTAGTAGTTAGTAAGTAG
- a CDS encoding class I SAM-dependent methyltransferase — protein MQLITFLHEFIKHPKHTGAIAPSSKILAKKMVDVIDFNKAKCIVELGPGTGVFTKEIMKRKKKETIFLLIEINEVFCKELKRKFKDEQNVIVVNGSAENIKKYMEEFHIECVDYVLSGLPFTSLPEEVSKGILNNVMEAIHENGEFITFQYSLVKKGFIQLFFPEITLEKVWLNFPPAYVFSCKKELRRAYA, from the coding sequence ATGCAGCTCATAACATTCTTACATGAATTTATTAAACATCCGAAACATACTGGTGCAATTGCGCCAAGTTCAAAAATATTAGCAAAGAAAATGGTAGATGTAATTGATTTTAATAAAGCAAAATGTATTGTAGAGTTAGGGCCTGGTACAGGAGTCTTTACGAAAGAAATTATGAAGAGAAAGAAGAAGGAAACAATATTTCTTCTTATTGAAATTAATGAAGTGTTTTGCAAAGAGTTAAAGAGAAAGTTTAAAGATGAGCAGAACGTCATTGTTGTAAACGGTTCAGCTGAAAATATAAAGAAGTATATGGAAGAGTTCCATATAGAATGCGTTGATTACGTCTTATCAGGATTGCCTTTTACTTCTTTGCCAGAAGAAGTTTCAAAGGGCATTTTAAACAATGTAATGGAAGCGATACATGAGAATGGGGAATTTATTACATTTCAATATTCACTTGTGAAAAAAGGATTTATACAGCTTTTCTTCCCTGAAATTACACTAGAAAAAGTGTGGCTCAATTTCCCACCAGCGTACGTCTTTAGCTGTAAAAAAGAGCTAAGGAGAGCATATGCATAA
- a CDS encoding helix-turn-helix domain-containing protein, with amino-acid sequence MNNSIDLQHLCDLVHSTFHVPVQFLSTDRKIVYESTSHTIGSPFYSSKEEHLNELYQENAPCNFPIFKGNKYLENFISIHITDYEHIKGTIIIGPTAYPKVSDEMAIKLMKYFNCHNKMQQGVDYYQFLPEIKKSTLIDISIWLHYVIFNEKLNRDIVWEKNKLLEDVSYKIVNPDLYISKRRRHDPQNYDISLERKFFSAIKEGNKEKVIQYAYSFPQEDAAISSKGDQLRNQKNNGIIAITLAVRYAIDGNLPSDIAFSLGTLYIQTIEKLDNMYSVNRLIEDALCTFAERVKEYSDQAYSNSITTCLNHIHKHIYDEITLNDLANLLHISPTYLSKLFKKEVGIPLSEYIQRERVEEAKKLLTLTTYPLSDICAWLNFNDQSYFTRVFKKITSMTPRQYRENHTVI; translated from the coding sequence ATGAATAATTCCATCGACCTACAGCACTTATGTGATCTTGTACATAGCACTTTTCATGTACCTGTTCAATTTCTATCTACTGATAGAAAAATTGTGTATGAATCTACTTCTCATACAATTGGTAGTCCTTTTTATTCTTCTAAAGAAGAACATCTGAATGAACTTTATCAAGAAAACGCTCCTTGTAATTTTCCAATTTTCAAAGGGAATAAATATCTTGAGAATTTCATTAGCATCCATATAACAGATTATGAACATATAAAAGGAACGATTATAATCGGTCCTACTGCCTATCCAAAAGTATCAGATGAAATGGCTATTAAACTTATGAAATATTTCAACTGTCATAATAAAATGCAGCAAGGAGTAGACTACTATCAATTTTTACCCGAGATTAAAAAAAGTACGCTAATTGATATAAGTATTTGGTTACATTACGTCATTTTCAATGAAAAATTAAATCGCGATATTGTTTGGGAAAAAAATAAATTGCTCGAAGATGTTTCTTATAAAATCGTAAATCCTGATCTATATATTTCAAAACGTCGCCGGCATGATCCGCAAAATTATGACATATCATTGGAACGTAAATTTTTTTCAGCCATTAAAGAAGGAAATAAAGAAAAAGTCATACAATATGCGTATTCCTTCCCACAAGAAGATGCGGCAATTTCATCCAAAGGAGATCAACTTAGAAACCAAAAAAATAACGGTATTATCGCAATTACACTAGCTGTTCGATATGCGATAGATGGTAATCTTCCATCAGACATTGCTTTTTCACTTGGTACTTTATATATCCAAACGATTGAAAAGCTAGATAACATGTATTCCGTAAATAGATTAATTGAAGATGCATTATGTACTTTTGCAGAACGGGTGAAAGAATATAGTGATCAGGCATATTCTAATTCCATTACTACATGCCTAAATCATATTCACAAACATATTTACGATGAAATAACTCTCAATGACCTTGCTAACCTTTTACATATTTCCCCTACTTATTTATCAAAGTTATTTAAAAAAGAAGTGGGAATTCCTTTAAGTGAATACATCCAGAGGGAACGCGTAGAAGAAGCAAAAAAATTATTAACATTAACGACTTATCCACTATCAGATATTTGTGCCTGGCTTAATTTTAATGACCAAAGTTATTTCACAAGAGTCTTCAAAAAAATTACTAGTATGACTCCTAGACAATATCGTGAAAATCATACCGTTATATAA
- a CDS encoding YolD-like family protein translates to MSSTNISKSPQMTIMSKQSADIKESRKVSPYDDRERIEDTLLRSFISEKEILITYYKDGYFPTSYMTVIELNPLKRSLICIDAFDRKHTFSFIDIIDAR, encoded by the coding sequence ATGAGTAGTACAAATATATCAAAATCGCCTCAAATGACTATTATGTCTAAACAATCTGCTGACATAAAAGAATCGCGAAAAGTATCGCCATACGATGATAGAGAAAGAATTGAAGACACTTTATTACGCTCATTCATTTCAGAAAAAGAAATATTGATCACTTATTATAAAGATGGTTATTTCCCTACAAGTTATATGACTGTAATTGAATTAAACCCTTTGAAACGTTCTTTAATATGCATAGATGCCTTTGATCGCAAACATACTTTTAGTTTCATCGATATAATCGATGCGCGTTAA
- a CDS encoding ABC transporter permease yields the protein MTLSSIALRNIQRNFKDYFVYFASMIFSIVIYFTFKALQYNSQMEKAAEASKKISGAFQVSSVMLIIFVAVFIIYSNGFFTRKRKKEVGLYSLLGIRKKQIGKMLFYENMLMGLMSLIIGIAIGSVLSKLFLELLVSMMGLNLNVHFEVPMAAVIDTAIIFFVIILYTSLQGYRLIYRFKLIELFRAEREGEAMPKGSVIMALISVFLIGSGYFLALMYMKAVMYADFMIVALYILLATVAGTYLLFMFFTVFVLKRARNNKSAFYNGMNMVTTSQLLYRIKGNAKSLATIAILSAVTLTAVGTSVTMYYNTFTQSKVAAPYSYSYEKKDEALDKKVNEILAGEKNNHPVTYEADVEMIPVKGTFKGERADQVLNTHYNITKQYELISQSNFNALAKHLDVEPVNLSANEAFVYDSLYIENLDFGPLYTGNTAVFPVGNESKELTIKGVNSRSVTNLNELFVIVPDQTYEQAKQVNETRIVKNIDVKGERNSKELTAKLASVMPAGESEVLKPFNDFYTGFQMGLETTGLMMFIGLFLGLVFLLATGSIIYFKQLTEASADRDRYVVLHKVGVTKQEMKKAIAKQVSFIFAIPLVIGILHSLFALKGLANILPFEIMIPLLISIGVYGVIYIGYYFLTVRSYYKIVSAK from the coding sequence ATGACCTTATCTAGCATTGCCCTCCGCAACATACAGCGGAATTTTAAAGACTACTTTGTATATTTTGCATCTATGATTTTTAGTATCGTTATTTACTTTACATTTAAAGCACTGCAATATAATTCACAAATGGAAAAAGCAGCGGAAGCTTCTAAAAAAATTAGTGGAGCGTTCCAAGTTTCTAGTGTCATGCTAATTATATTCGTAGCGGTGTTTATTATATATTCGAACGGATTCTTTACAAGAAAACGTAAAAAAGAAGTTGGACTATATTCCTTATTAGGTATTCGTAAAAAACAGATTGGTAAAATGCTCTTTTATGAAAATATGTTAATGGGATTAATGTCTTTAATTATCGGGATTGCGATTGGTAGTGTCCTTTCAAAATTATTCCTTGAACTGCTAGTAAGCATGATGGGATTAAACTTAAATGTTCATTTTGAAGTACCGATGGCTGCCGTTATTGATACAGCAATTATTTTCTTTGTGATTATTTTATATACATCACTTCAAGGATATCGTTTAATTTATCGCTTTAAGTTAATTGAACTTTTCCGCGCAGAACGTGAAGGAGAAGCAATGCCAAAAGGCTCTGTCATTATGGCATTAATTTCAGTTTTCTTAATCGGTTCAGGTTATTTCTTAGCGTTAATGTACATGAAAGCAGTTATGTATGCAGACTTTATGATCGTCGCATTATACATTTTATTAGCGACAGTAGCAGGAACTTATTTATTATTCATGTTCTTCACAGTATTTGTATTGAAACGTGCAAGAAATAATAAGTCAGCGTTTTATAACGGTATGAATATGGTAACGACATCACAGTTACTATATCGCATTAAAGGAAATGCAAAATCACTTGCGACAATTGCTATTTTAAGTGCAGTAACATTAACGGCGGTTGGTACGTCAGTTACGATGTATTACAATACATTCACGCAATCAAAAGTGGCTGCACCATATAGTTATTCTTATGAGAAAAAAGATGAAGCATTAGATAAAAAAGTAAATGAAATACTTGCTGGAGAGAAGAATAATCATCCAGTGACATATGAAGCAGATGTTGAAATGATTCCTGTGAAAGGAACATTTAAAGGTGAAAGAGCGGATCAAGTTCTGAACACGCACTACAATATTACGAAGCAGTACGAGCTTATTTCTCAATCAAACTTTAATGCACTTGCGAAACATTTAGATGTAGAACCTGTAAATTTAAGTGCGAATGAAGCTTTTGTATATGATAGCTTATATATTGAAAATCTTGATTTTGGTCCTCTTTACACAGGAAATACAGCTGTATTCCCTGTTGGAAATGAATCAAAAGAGTTAACAATTAAAGGTGTAAATAGTAGAAGTGTTACAAACTTAAATGAACTATTTGTAATCGTTCCGGATCAAACATATGAGCAAGCGAAACAAGTAAACGAAACGCGTATTGTAAAAAATATTGATGTAAAAGGTGAGCGAAATAGTAAAGAGTTAACAGCGAAATTAGCAAGCGTTATGCCAGCTGGTGAATCAGAAGTTTTAAAACCATTTAATGATTTCTATACAGGATTCCAAATGGGGCTTGAAACGACAGGCTTAATGATGTTCATTGGACTATTTTTAGGATTAGTCTTCCTATTAGCGACAGGCTCAATCATTTACTTCAAGCAGCTTACAGAAGCAAGTGCTGACCGTGATCGTTACGTTGTCCTTCATAAAGTTGGTGTAACGAAGCAAGAGATGAAGAAGGCTATCGCAAAACAAGTGAGCTTTATCTTCGCTATTCCGTTAGTAATCGGAATTCTGCACAGCTTATTTGCACTAAAAGGTTTAGCAAATATATTACCATTTGAAATTATGATTCCGCTTCTAATTAGTATTGGAGTATACGGCGTCATTTATATTGGATATTACTTCTTAACAGTTCGTTCTTATTATAAGATTGTAAGTGCGAAATAA
- a CDS encoding ABC transporter ATP-binding protein produces the protein MKTVLEAKNIEKVYDTGGNKFAALKGINLQVKEGEFVGIMGPSGSGKTTLLNVLSTIDNATNGEILIDGKDIVKMNDDKLALFRRDHLGFIFQDYNLLDTLTVKENIALPLALSKVKANEIDRRVLEISKKFGIDHILSQFPYQVSGGQKQRCAASRAIVTNPSMIFGDEPTGALDSKSATDLLESMKSLNEYDNSTILMVTHDAFAASYCKRVIFIKDGELYKELHRGELTRKQFFQQVVDVMSSISGGMADDLI, from the coding sequence ATGAAAACAGTGTTAGAAGCAAAAAATATTGAAAAAGTGTATGACACGGGTGGTAATAAATTTGCAGCGTTAAAAGGTATTAACTTACAAGTAAAAGAAGGTGAGTTCGTTGGAATTATGGGACCTTCTGGTTCGGGTAAGACGACTTTACTAAACGTTCTTTCTACAATTGACAATGCGACGAACGGTGAGATTTTAATTGATGGAAAAGATATCGTGAAAATGAATGATGATAAGTTAGCGTTATTCCGCCGCGATCATTTAGGGTTCATTTTCCAAGATTATAACTTATTAGATACGTTAACGGTAAAAGAGAATATTGCGTTACCTCTTGCGTTATCAAAGGTGAAAGCAAATGAAATCGATCGCCGCGTTCTTGAAATCTCAAAGAAATTTGGTATTGATCATATTTTAAGTCAGTTCCCATATCAAGTATCTGGTGGACAGAAACAGCGCTGTGCAGCATCACGTGCGATTGTTACAAATCCAAGTATGATTTTCGGGGATGAGCCGACTGGAGCACTTGATTCTAAATCAGCAACAGATTTACTTGAAAGTATGAAGTCGCTAAATGAATATGATAACTCTACAATTTTAATGGTAACGCACGATGCATTTGCGGCAAGTTACTGTAAACGAGTTATTTTCATTAAAGATGGTGAGTTATATAAAGAATTGCACCGCGGTGAATTAACGCGTAAACAATTCTTCCAACAAGTCGTTGACGTAATGTCTTCTATTTCCGGAGGTATGGCTGATGACCTTATCTAG
- a CDS encoding AraC family transcriptional regulator, producing the protein MDSLKNMNAAMQYIEDNLTHEIDFKEVAKIAYCSEYHFKRMFSFLAGISLSEYIRCRRLTLAAFELKNSDTKVIDVAIKYGYNSPDSFSRAFQNLHGITPSEARSSSHSLKAYSPMTFQLSIQGGNEMNYRIEEKDSFQIIGITKRVPIVFNGVNEEIASMWKSLNPEAIQTLKSLSNMEPTGIISASTNFSEGRMEEKGELDHYIGVATTKDCPEQFAQLEVATSTWAIFEAVGSFPETLQNVWGRIYSEWFPSSNYELADGPEILWNEQKDISSPNFKSEIWIPVLKKL; encoded by the coding sequence ATGGATTCACTTAAAAACATGAATGCTGCAATGCAGTATATTGAAGACAACCTTACACATGAAATTGATTTTAAAGAAGTCGCAAAAATAGCTTATTGCTCCGAATATCATTTCAAAAGAATGTTTTCTTTCCTAGCTGGCATATCACTATCAGAATATATTCGCTGTAGACGTCTTACTCTCGCTGCTTTTGAACTAAAAAATAGCGATACAAAAGTGATTGATGTCGCTATAAAATATGGCTACAATTCACCAGATTCATTCTCTCGTGCCTTTCAAAATTTGCACGGGATAACACCTTCAGAGGCCCGAAGTAGTAGTCATTCTTTAAAAGCCTATTCACCAATGACCTTCCAATTATCCATTCAAGGAGGAAATGAAATGAACTATCGAATTGAAGAAAAAGACTCATTTCAAATTATAGGTATTACAAAACGAGTACCAATCGTTTTTAACGGTGTAAATGAAGAAATTGCTTCTATGTGGAAAAGTTTAAATCCAGAGGCTATTCAAACATTAAAGTCCCTTTCAAACATGGAACCTACTGGAATCATTAGTGCTTCTACTAACTTTTCTGAAGGAAGAATGGAGGAAAAAGGCGAACTCGATCACTACATTGGAGTAGCCACAACGAAAGATTGCCCAGAGCAATTCGCGCAACTTGAAGTCGCAACTTCAACGTGGGCTATATTTGAAGCTGTCGGTTCATTTCCTGAAACATTACAAAATGTGTGGGGGCGTATTTATTCTGAATGGTTTCCTTCTTCGAACTATGAACTAGCGGACGGACCAGAAATATTGTGGAATGAACAGAAAGATATATCTTCTCCAAACTTTAAAAGTGAAATTTGGATACCAGTTTTGAAGAAGTTATAA